The Raphanus sativus cultivar WK10039 chromosome 2, ASM80110v3, whole genome shotgun sequence DNA segment CAATAACAGAAAAAAAGTCATCATCTCTCCTCTTGCCCCCACCCAGTCATTCTCCGTCCTCGAAAATCAGTTTTTCAAGGGGGTAAgcttttcaattgttttcacGATGTAATCTCAGGTCAATTTATGTGGTTGTTCGTTAAAAGTTTCTAATTTAGAACGCCTTGTTGGTGGGTGCAAAAGCTCTTCTTACACGAACTTGTGTTGAGATTCTTGTTAATGTAAGAGAATGCCTTTGGTTCTAGATAAAAATCGTTCCTTTTCAAAAACAGTTATATAAAAAACGTTCCTTTTAGAACTCTGATGATTCAATAGTATTGCTATGTGTTTAATTGAATAGGAACTTGTTTGTTTGTAGTTGGAGGTCATGGGGTCTCTTCTGATACATGGATGAGAGAGTAACAACGAGGCTTTAAAACTCTGGAGGATATAAACGGCATGATGTCTGAAAGAAACTCCCTCTGGTTAACCGGACCTGCTCTCAGCGCCGTGCTTCAGCGATACGAAGAAAGATCACCATTCTGGGGACACGATTAGACAGTCTTCTTCAATCCCTTCTCGTTAAAGTTCCTGGGAAGCAACAACATGTGTAAGTAAGCTGTTAAGacagagatggtttctttcaTGTGTCGGTCTTTTAACCTATGTGAAAACGCAGGTCGGAGAAAGAGATGAATCGTCGCAAGGATATGGTTGGGAACTTGAGATCAAAGGCGAATCAGGTGGCGTTCTGCTTTGAACATGTCTAATTTCGCAAATAGAGACAGCTTGCTTGGGACGGATACAAAGCCTGATGATGCAATGAACAGAGTCTCTGGCATGGACAACCAAGGCATTGTTCAGTTTCAGAGACAGGTTATGAGAGGTATGCTCTGTCACTATCACATCTATCCTAGGATCTTAGTGATGATATTggcatctatattattattctcTCTTGGATTGCTTTTTTTCGATATGTAGAACAAGATGAAGGGCTTGAGAAGTTGGAGGAAACAGTCATGAGTACCAAACACATTGCTCTCGCTGTCAATGAGGAGCTCACTCTACAGACAAGGCTTATCGTATGTTTCTGCTGCTGTgtttttttcattgttttttgctgcattttcttgatttttttgtttccccTGCATGCAGGATGACTTAGACTACCATGTGGATGTTACGGACTCTCGCTTACGGGTAATTATATTCTTTGAACTAATTAAACTTGCATCGAAGGCAAGCAAGTCCATTGCAGGAATAGATTGATGTCCTGCAATGTCCAAGAAGTACCTCTGTAGTTGCCTTTTGAATAGATTGAGTCACATCTCCCTTTGGACGTAATGTGGCCTGATTGTGTGTTTCTTAAATAATATGACAGCGTGTGCAGAAGAGCCTTGCGGTGATGAACAAGAATATGAAAGGAGGTTGCTCATGCATGTCCATGCTCTTGTCAGTGCTTGGAATCGTTGGTCTTGCTCTTGTCATTTGGGCTTCTGGTTAAGTACATGTAATGCCCACCAATCACAACTGTTTCTATCGGCCTCTCCTCTATGCGAATGGTTTGTCTTTGTGCTCTCGTTGCTGTATGCAAAAACCCTTGAAAAAGTATATAATCTGTATTGGCTTTCATATGTTCACGAAATGTAGTCAAAGTTGTATGTTTGTGTGTAGTATTATATACTTTTTCTTTGCACAAGACATGTATAAAGACAAAGAATGACACTAATATATTACTATAACGTGAAGCAATTCTGTGGTTTGCGAATGTGTCTCGCCTTTAATATACAGTTTACCATTACGATGAGACAAGAAAAGAAGCAACTACGGGACTGTGAAGGAGATGGTGTTGTGGCTCGAAGGAGTTGCTGCAGAAACCTAGCTGCTAGACGTTGCCCTACACCTCCTTGCAACACGTCCTCCTAGTCTTCTTGCTTCCGGTTGGCAACACCTGAtaacaacaaacaacaaaccAATAGATCAAATCAGTACATCACTATTGGGCTGTGCACAATGTCAATGAAGAGGAGATTATATTTACTTACCTGTACTATTGGCTGCAAAATAGCTGGGTCAAAGCTTTCTGAAGACTGAAGAAGCCCCCAGATTCTTGCGACCTGGTCTCTTAGCTCGAGCGTGCTTTCCAGTTCCGTGGGATTCATTGTCAGAGGGCCACCACCATTCCCATTACCATTGAAGACGAGAGACCTCATAAACTCAGGCATGGAATTGTACGTGTCGACAACACTTCCAAGTGCAAACGCTTCACTGACTCTCACAGCTTCTTTAATCACCAGCACTCTAAGCTCTTCTCCGTTTGGATCTAGCAGCAGCTTCAACACAGGCTGCAGAGCGTCTTTCGACGAGAAGTCCCTATCTTTGCTCCCCTGTTGCAGAAGGTTCTCGAGCCTGTTCCACCTGAACTTCCCATCTTTGAACAGTAGCTCGATAAGCGCATCTCTCAGATACGGGTTCTGATCAGTGAGAAGCCTCTTGGCAAAGTAGGGGTAAGACGCAGCCAACACTTTGAAGTCAGGATCTGCGTAAAGCGCCAAACCTTCGAGCACGGTGAGCGACCTCAGGATCAAAGCGTAGTAGGCAGGGACATCAAACGGATACTGATAGAAGACAGCACCTAAACCATCAACCAATGTCTTGAAATTGAGCTCGCTGACCGTGTAGTTAAGCGCGTCGTCGAAGAAGTCTCTCAGAGCTGGTATGATGGGAGTAACATCCACATCAGGAGACAAGAACTTCAAAGCGTAGTAGTCTCTAGCCATGGCTTCGTAATCTCTGTTGACCAAATGAACAACATGGCCTATGATCGCAAACCTAGCTTCCTCCGGCGTCTCACTCATCATGCCAAAGTCTAGAAAGGCGAGTTTCCCATCAGGTGTGCCAATAAGTTACCAGGATGAGGGTCAGCGTGGAAAAAACCATACTCCAGGAGCTGCCTTAGGCTGCACTGGATTCCTGTGTTCACGAGATCAAGAACCTTCAGACCTTGACTCTCGATGGCAACTTGCTCGTTCAGTTTAGTCCCCTCCACCCATTCCATCGTCAGCACCTTGCGGCTGGTGTAGTCCCAGAAGATATCGGGCACAAGAACATCAGCTTTGTCAGCGTACAGTTTCTTGAACCTCCTGGCGTTTTGGGCCTCCTGGACGTAGTTGAGCTCCTGGTAAACTCTGCAGGCGAACTCGTCGATAAGGGCGAGGACGTCGGTGGTGATGAAGTCCACGTACTTGTTGATGAGTTTCCCAACTCCTCTGATGAGGTAGAAGTCGAGACCAATGGCTTCTTCGATCCCGGGGCGTTGGACTTTGACAGCAACAACCTGACCCGAGTACCTCAGGTGGGCTTTGTAAACCTGGCCAAGACTGGCCGCTGCGATTGGGTCGGGGGATATATTGGAGAAGATGGATTCTAAAGACAAATCCAACTCTCTTTCGATGCAAGCAAAGGCCTCTGCATCAGGGAAGGTTGGCAAAGCATCCTACTTAGGCACTCAAAACACACATATAGACAAAGTTAGAGAAATGTTCTCATATCTAGATGAGTAAATCAAGAAGAGACGTGAACCTGAAGCTCAGCAAGCTCTTCGAGGTAATCGGGAGGACAGAGGTCGGGTCGGGTGGATAAACCTTGACCCAACTTAACAAAAGTGGGCCCCAGACGAGTGAAGATCCTTCGGAGCTCACCGGCTCTCTTCTTCATGTTCAGCTCTAGCTTCCCTTGCCTTTGATCAATCCCAAGTTTCAGAGCGAAGCCACCCAAAGCTGTCAATATCTCCACACTTCTCCGCAAAGCCTAATGCATAATCTCTCTTCAGTTTCTAAGTTCAAGAACTTTTTACAAAAGAATTCAAAGTCAGGAGGGAGGAGCTATAACCTTGAGAGGCTGAGAGCCATGTTTCCAGGCGATAAGCTCCGGGGAATAAACAGAAGCGTCGACAGCACGACCAAGAGCACGCCCCTCCGCTTGAAGATCATCCGCGAGATCAGCACGTTTGTATTGTACAACAGGCGCAGGGGTTGGTCTTGACGAGGATGAGGGAGGACTTGGGGCAGCTCCATCTTCCCCCCTGGGCCTAGCTTGAACAAGAGCTGCACGAGCTAGTCTCCTCCGATTCACAAAGAGAAACTTAGACTTTACACCTTGTCTTCTTGAATTGCCATCACCGAATAGAGTTAAACCCAGCGACTGGCCAAACACAAGACTCGTCATCGTTGtaaaaccagagagagagagagaagagaagaaagaattTAAGATTGCTCCTCAGCCAGTAACGGCCATGAAAgaagaggaaagagagagagagagagaaacgagGAGATATTTGTAAAGTAAGCGTGAGATGGAGAGAGTTACAAGAGTTTCTTTGCTTACTTCACCTAAAAATAAAACTCCTTCAAAAAACAAGGTCCACACTTGTGGCGTGCCGTGACGTTTCTCTATTTAACTCGAAGGAAACTAAAATACTTACAAAAAGACAAAAGGAATTAAAAACCAAACCTATCTAGAGCACAAGATTCGTGGGATTTTGACATTTCTAATCTCAGCCACGAccgttctctttttttttttcttttgtgaatgTAAGTAGCCAAAACAATATCCACAAAGGTTCATTCAGACATAGCAGACTATTATTATATACTTGAAAGCAGACTTGATATTTTCCGAGTGTAGGTTAAATCAGTAATTTACCTCTTAAGGAACTCGCTTAGTTTTTGTCCTAGATCCACTTCTCTGATGGTGAATCTTCATCATCAAACCTAGTCATataacaaaaaacataaaataggTATTAACCATGTCCTGTTTTCTGCATTGAGAGACCAGGATTAACTTTACATTTGAGGAGAAAAATAGGAGGTCTTTAGGACATTATGCtatctaaataaccaaatcATAAACAGTATATTACTTTCACTTGACTAACATCACCAAGGATTGGTATCATGGCTATCGCTTACAACCTCTAGGGCTTCAAGCATTGTACCAGTGGGTGGATCCTCCAGTTGGCAAAACCTGAAATCAATTCCAGTAGCATCAGTGATCATATAAAGCATAGAATAATTTGGCTTACCTATTAGCAACAGAAACACTTCCATCAGTACTAAAGAAGGGATGGCTTACCGCTAAAACAACGATGGCTATAGCCTGTAGGCCTGTAGTTGCTGTGAAGATAGTTTTACCATGTCCTTCTGGGAGACCGTGAACAGTTGCAGAGTAAGAGCAAAGCCATTGCATTTCAGTTTCCTATGCAACCCACATGTCTTGTTTACTATTTACTGAAACCACATCTACTTATGGAAACAAAGAGCGGTGGTGTCTTACGACTGTACCAAAGTGCTTTTTGATGCGTCATAGGTATTTTCTTAGTGCTAGGTCCCCAACCAAACACATTAGCTGCCCCGAGTAAGACATATAGACAGAAATCAACCATCAAAATGTTTGAGAGTATACGAATCAAATGCATAAACAAATATCTTTGCCAGGGAAGATATCAGATGAAAAAAATTGCAACCACAAATAGACGCAAACCTGCAGACATTGAACCGACAAAGGTTACGAGAAACCAGATTATCACCATAAAGAAATTCTAAACAGATGAGTGACTTCTCACCGAATACATATCGGCCTGCACCCTACCCTAGTTTAAAGCCCCTTGTTAACATATCTAACAATTTTGCCagaaataacattaaaatagagagagagagaaagtgataTTTTTCATCCTAGATTCCTAAGGTATCAGAAAGCACTACTCAAAAGCAACTAACAGCATCATTcaaaactgattctccaaacaCCAAATTTACATCCGGTCCAAGTTTCTTGCAAAACAATTACAGTAGTAAGTAGTGGTAGAAGCAGCAAGAGGAAGTAGCTGAAATATAGACAAGACGGTGACAGGATCAGTGGCTGAGATAAGAGAGCCAAAAATGAGCACTATGGAAGTCTGTACATGAGAAACATCACACCgccattgaaaaaaaaaacgaaacttaTGAACAACGGAAAGACAAACAGAAGACATTCAAAGGACAGAGACTACTAGCACGCCAGTAGCAATGGAAGCAATACAAAAAGCTCTAAGTAGAGAAAAAAGTGACAATGGCACCAAAGTTTGAAAAGAAAGGTCTTTGCATCAACACATTCGTCTACGTATATATGTAAAAGTAAGTATACTCCTTCAGAAAAAcagcaataaaaaaatatcaaaattaaatcaaaagaaGAACTTGAACGAACCTTTATGCTAGTAGTCTCCCATGTTATCTAAACCACCTAATATCAGAGCCCTAATTTGGCACAAATTTCACTAGGAACAATCAAAACCGAAGAAACAAACCGATGAGAGAAGGGAAGCCACTAGCTTCGGATCATGATCTGCGGCTTGCTGCTTCTCTTGGGTCGTGAATCTAAAATCCTAGGGTTTCTATCAATGTAAACTTGCTCTCGTTTTTGATGAAAATTCGTTCAACACTTCTTGCTTTTTATAGGATTCAGTGTCCCCGTTTTGGGCTTTAATGAGCCTACAAGTTATTGAGCCCAACCAATCCTTTGATTATTCGGCCCAACCAATcctttgataaattaatttgtaaAGCTATTAAGCCCAACTacgaatataaattatatattaatagttttacggtaattatattaatttctaatttgtaaatttttaaaatataatattaattttttttaattttgtaaaattttaaaatatttatttttatcaaagaattttcaattatataatacCATATTCTGGATATATCTTTTcaatattattaagaaaataatatttatagttttatgttcatatttttattcattaaaaataaatactgaTAATTTATATAACCAGAATTTGTTAAGAAACCATTagtaatatactaatatatcattttgaaaagaaattaaTGATTACATTAACTTTCATAACTCCGTTTAATGCTTTGCTCATTGTCTCTTTTCTGACACAAAAGAAGGAAACTCAAAGAGGTGTTTGTTTCTTCATCATCACTTGGGCTCAACTTTTGTCATAACAGAGTAGCCACCACTATAATCAAAAGctccttcttctttcttcctcACATTCTCTCCATACAAAACCTTATCTCCACCTCTCACCCCTCCTAAATCCGACGCCGACGCGGAGGAGCTGCTAGTACTAGCTCCACTGTTCTGTATAATAATCTCGATCTCCTTCACCACTTCGCTCATCGTCGGCCTCTCACCCGCCGTCTCATCTACGCATTTTAGAGCTAACTCCATGTAACGTCCGAGCTCCGGCAGAGCTCCGGCGTCTCTCAACGAACGGTCCATCTTGTCTCTCAGCCCGTAGAACTCCTCGTCGTTCTTGTTCATCACGAGCTTGATCTCTCGGACAATGTACTTGCCTTTCTCTATCGGCTGTTTCGCGGTGATCAGTTCTAGTAACACGACGCCGAAGCTGTACACGTCGCTCTTCTCTGTGAGTTTCTGTGTTGTGTAGTATTCTGGATCCAAATATCCCTGCCGTTTGACAGTTTTTATAATGGACGTGAGTTAAATAATGCAGATGATAGAAACTAACTATGACCACATGCAAAGAGAGATCTTAATacttaaaatctattttaatgttGCCGCATGGTACATAATGCAATTAGTAATTCAAGAAACACAAGATTATATGAGTATTCCGCATCCTAATATATAGTAATTCAACgcatattaatatatagtttattcaATAATGAAGCAAGTGATTCATGGATCTTGGCATCATGAAATGAATGAAAGAAACTTTACCAATGTCCCTTTGACTTGGGTTGAAACATGGCCTTTAGTGCAGTCAGAAACAAGCTTGGACAAACCAAAGTCAGCAACCTTGGCAGTGAGATTCTCATCCAAAAGAATGTTGGTTGACTTCACGTCCCTGTGGATGATGGGAGGATCCGCCAGTTCGTGGAGGTAAGCTAGTCCTCTTGCTGATCCTAGAGCCACTCTTAGCCTCCTTTTCCAGTCCAAAGCAATACCTGATCGTCCTATAAACAATACACAAGGAGTTAAAAAAATGTATCTGAATGTTTTTGAGCAGCTAAAGACCAGACTGTGTAAGTACCTGTTAAGCTATCTTTTAGTGATCCGTTTGACATGAACTCGTACACCAGAATCTGCTCTCCCTGTTCGAAACAAAACCCAACGAGCCCGACCAGGTTCTTGTGATGAACTCTAGAAAGCAACTCAATCTCTGTTTTGAACTCGTGACCTCCTTGTGTTGATCCTTGCTGTGCTCTTTTTATAGCCACCATCTGCCCATCCGAGAGCATTCCTTTATACACCTTACCATAACCTCCAGAACCCAACTCACTGCTAATGGAGAAGTTGTTGGTGATCTTCTTGAGTTCTTCATAGGAGAACCATCTAGCCCCTTTCAGCTGCGGCGCACCACCACTGTCTTTCCCACTAGATGCCCATGAAACTGTTAATCAAAACATTGTAAACACATAAATTTCAAACTTCATTTTTAAAGTGAATGTAAGCTACTATGAAGTTTCTTCAAATAATGTAACTGTGCCTATAACATTTGACTTACCAAATGGTCTACTCAAACCGATAGCTTGCTCTGCACGTCTCTTCTGCCAAAATGCGTATATCCCTAGGGCAACAAGGCACAGAACCAAAGCGGTGCAACCAGTTATTACCCCAGTGATCATCCTAGAGCTCAAGGAATGTCCATTACCTTCAGCTGCTTACATTTTCAGGATTGTTAGAGCCCAGTTATAAggttataagttttttttttgtaagtacATGTTACCTGGGAAAGTGTAGGGAGATGCAATGAAATAGTAAGGTCCAAACAGTGGAGGAGGTTTGTAAGTTTGGTTACTCAAGTCAAATCCAATTCTCTGTACTTCACTTCTGTTGAAATACTTTCCCATAGATGGGAAAAGCTCCAGCTGTATCTGGAGATAATCATCATTATTGAAGAAAGGGTTTTGTAGAGAGACTGATCCTGGAGTGAGTCCTAGCTTCACCCACAAGCTCATCTCTAGTGAATGGTATGTGTTCGCATTGGTCAGGTCTCTGAACATAGGCCCTCTGAAGTAGAATGTGCCTTCATAAGGGTAGGCGCATTCGCAGCTCTGAGGGCTGACCTTTTGGTCTAATGGACAAGATTTTCCTCCGCAGTTTGCAAGACTGGTCGAGTAGATACGTTTGGCTTGTTTCTGCTGAATCTGGCAGTAGTTTGTGTTGGAGAGAGCTGTTGTGCATACAGGGTTTCCTACGAGTCTACAACAAAAGAGAGGTTCGTTTTAATAAGTTTCTAGAGGAAGTTTTTTGTTACTAGTAGGTTGAAGAAGAGTTTTCACATTAATGTATTGGTGTATCCAGAGCTTAGTGTTACAGAGGAGATGTCATTATCTTGCAGATCAACTAGTTGTAGCTCTGAACCTACTGTGTCTCCTAAGCTCAGTGTTCCATTGAATGCATTCTTTCTCAGTTTCCTGTACAAAAATCCAAATCAAATTTGGGATGATGCTGTTGTTAACTTTTGATGGAGACTTACACTTGCTGAAGCTGTGGGTATCCAAAGAGCTTATTAGGCAATGGTCCATGAAGAGCCCCATATTCCATCACCCTAAATCCagaaaaaaagatatgtttACAGGTTTCCTCATGAGATGGTAAAAATGTAGCAGTGCAGCACTTACAGTGTGGTCAGTGAAGGTAAGGTTGAAAACCATAGAGGAGACTCTGATGGATCAAATGAGTTGTTGCTGAGGTCTCTGTAAACATATCATCACATTTTGTCACAGAAGTGTATCAGAGGAAGGCGTTTTTATCTGGTGCTGAGAAACTTACACATAGTTCAGAGATTTCATGTCTGACAAATCTGGTAATGATCCTACCAGCTTGTTGTGAGCTAAGTTCCTGAGAGAGAAACCACAAGTAAAAAGATTTAATCTCTCATTAACTAGGCCTAAATGTAGATGTCTTTTGATTACACTTACAGTTCAATGATGTTTGTGAGATTGCTAAGATTCTCTGGAACTTTTCCTCTCAGAGTGTTTCTGTCAAGACGACTGACACAAATCCAAGAGAGTGAGATAGTGCTTTTAAAGGGAAGAACTATGAAGCTAAGGACATGGAGATATGGTATGTGTTACTTACAGAACCTCTAGTGTCTGAACGAGTCCCAAAGTGGAAGGTATGCTCCCTGTGAATTGATTTCCATCAAATAATCTGACATTTGAAACAAACCACTAGTATCCTTAAATCTTGTGTTAGAActtatgtaaataatcaaatccaAGTCCCACTGGATATTAGAAAAGAAAGTCTAATATATGTGTATTCCAACTCCACTTAATATGAGATCTTTTGAGAGGTAGAAGCTTAGACCTAAGTGGATAATATCATACTAAGCGAGAGGAAAGGAGTGAATACTATTTGACTTACACATGGATCAATATCATCTCAGAGCTGAAAAGTTTTGGTGGAATAGTGCCTGAGAGCTGGTTCTTGTTGAAGTGACTGCAATTTTTTGTAGCATTTGCTTCAGATGAAGCTGAAGACATACACAGACAGAAGATGTCTTGTAATGGAAAAATACTCACAAGTGTTTGGCTTTTAACAGAAGATCAAGACCAGGACTAGAGCCTGATGAGATAGGAATGGGTCCTGTCAACTGATTATCCGCAAGATCCAACCAATAGACTTTGCTGAGGTTTCCTAGAGACGCTGGAATTTTACCAGTGAAGTTATTCGAGTTCAATGCCCTGTAGAACATAACATATGATGGAACCCATCAGACTCTGATTTGATTTCAGGACAAGAAGTATTTAAGATTCTTACAAGAAAGATAGATCTTTAAGGTAACCAATCTCATTGGGGATGCTACCAGTGAAGCCACATCCAGCAAGTATACTGAAAATCCAATAGGAATGTTTATTAAATAGATACACAACACAAACACAAGGAAGAGAACAAGAACACAGAGAGATTCTTACAGAATGTTGAGCTTTTGCAGGTCTCTTAAACGGGAAGTAAGTGAACCTGTGAGTCCTGGATTGAACGAAAGGTCCCTGAAACAACACAAAGTCTCCAGTTCAGGTAAGAAACAAACAGATATTCATGTTCAAAAAAGAGACTGACAAGGATCTTAGTTCAGATAGTTCTCCAATGTCCCCACTAAGCCTTCCTTTGAGACCCATTGTTGACAAACCCCTAAACACACAAAACACGTCCTTGCTCAGTACGTTATCTAATGGAGTATGAATGAGTGAGTATTAAGCAACACTCACAGCGCAGTGATTCTTGAACTGTTGCAGGAAACACCTTCCCAAGGAGTTCCACAAGGATCATCAGAGCCTCCCCAGCTAGGCGGCGTGTTGTCCCATTGATCCATCAAAGAACGAAGAGCTGCGGCTAACAgataccaaacaaaacaaatatcaaacaaaCATAATCATTTCTATGCAAGGGAAAAGCAAGAGAACATACCATCACGAGGGTCAGTGACTGATGAAACCATTGAGAAGACAGTGAAGGAGTAAGAGAGACAGAACAAGAGCAACCGCGAAGTAGCAGTCATGGTGGTTGTTTTAGCCACCATTGTTCCTCAAAATACATGAGTTCTTGAAGTTTGATATTTAAGTGAAATTTATTAGAGAACAAATAGTTTAAAGTAGCTTCCTTGTGAGACAAGATTAATCATTATTTGATCAAATTCAAGAAAGACAAAATGTGTATGGAAAGTGCGCCAATAGGAACACGAGTGCTACCAAGAAGAGTTGGTTTCATTTGCTTTTAATCAATTTTTCCTTTACTTCGAAGTCAATTTAACGGCTGGTATGTCTCTTTTTCTGAAAATactttttagttattaaaacatTTGAGTGATACATATCCAAATAAGTACAAAATCATTTCAGATAAccaatacaaatataatcatgTAAGCTTAAGTTACCGTTAAGCTATGTTTTATAATCAAAGCAACCTTCTTCCATCATTATGCTAACACAAAGATGATAGTGGAATCTACAACTACAAGTGGGTCCTGTCAGCACCAACCATATCAATATTCTCATTATTTGTTAAAACAAAGAGAATAAATACAATTTGTTTTACAAGCTTCATTCGAGCGTAATAcctaaattttaagaatataaatttaaatctaatataaatataaatgtttgatattattaaataaaaaatgaattatagaaattatttaaatttttaagacATTTTCAAATTGACACTCTAGTAAAAACTTCAAATGAAAGCATAAaatgttttagtgtttttattAATGGAAGTCTTAGTGTTTTTCTAAAAACTCTACTAATCAAGGtcttaaacattttttattgtGAGACCATGAGTTAAAGAAAAGCAATacaaacaataatatatatatatataactggtCAACAAATAATGCTTTGATAAAGAAACATTCAGCATTTTACTTCAAAaactattaatttaaatattgttgtcttattagacaaaaaaaatattgttgtcTTGTTGTgaattatatatgtatgatGAACAATCTCACATGTCTAAAATATTaactggaagaagaagaaaaaaaaagttggatatATGAAACAAAGAACATGGTGATGATGTGTGGTGTTTGTGTAGGTTTTAACTTAAGAAGCAcacaagtaaacaaaaaaaataaaagaattcaCAACCATTTTCTCCAACTAGTTGATCTAAGCTCACCAGAGAACAACCTTGGAATGCTCAATAAACTATTAACCCTAGTCAACCCTTCCAAAGCAGACCACTCTTCATCATCCTGTGCAACCGATATACACTCAGCAATTGTCATTGTCATCATCTTCGACTCAATCCCACAACTCTTAGGTGCACTTTCCTCTTTAACCTGAACAatctcatcctcctcctcctccttgttACTAATACTGACACTCTCTACAGAGTCTTCTTTGTGAGAATCCTTTGCTACATTGCTTGAATCTTGGAGAAAGAGGCAGACTACAGTGCAGTCATCGTTCTTGGAAGTTGGATACTTGATTCTCCATGATCTAACAGCTGTGTCCACTAGAGCTCTAGCTGCTGTGCTTCGACTAGGAGCTGAAGCAATAACGTCCACAGCTTCTTTGTTTGACAACACATCCCATACCCCGTCGCTAGCAAGAATAATGAACTCATCTCCTTCGGTAAGGCGGCGGTAGTTGATGTCAGGGACCGAGATAAGACCGTAATCTTTGAGACAGAAGTCACCAAAAGCTCGAGCCATTGCTAAACCAGGTGAGTCGCTGTTTGGTAGCCATACACGAGCTACCTCAGGCTCATCTTGCAACGCAAACACTCTGCCTTTACATTTTTGGATTCTCGCTGATTCACCTGAGAGAGAGTACATAGAAAAGAGAACGTTACAAAACTGGCTTCTCATTCTTCAAGAGGTTTTAAAGATCTAACATACTTGGCAGGTCTGGTTTTAAGTCTATGGTTAATTGTACAGCGACCAAAGCATTGTCTTGATCTCTTGTGGCAAGAACGGCTCTAGAGTCACCGATGTTTCCGACCACCAAGTCCTCGCCCTAAAACGGAATC contains these protein-coding regions:
- the LOC108834455 gene encoding leucine-rich repeat receptor protein kinase HPCA1, which encodes MVAKTTTMTATSRLLLFCLSYSFTVFSMVSSVTDPRDAAALRSLMDQWDNTPPSWGGSDDPCGTPWEGVSCNSSRITALGLSTMGLKGRLSGDIGELSELRSLDLSFNPGLTGSLTSRLRDLQKLNILILAGCGFTGSIPNEIGYLKDLSFLALNSNNFTGKIPASLGNLSKVYWLDLADNQLTGPIPISSGSSPGLDLLLKAKHFHFNKNQLSGTIPPKLFSSEMILIHVLFDGNQFTGSIPSTLGLVQTLEVLRLDRNTLRGKVPENLSNLTNIIELNLAHNKLVGSLPDLSDMKSLNYVDLSNNSFDPSESPLWFSTLPSLTTLVMEYGALHGPLPNKLFGYPQLQQVKLRKNAFNGTLSLGDTVGSELQLVDLQDNDISSVTLSSGYTNTLILVGNPVCTTALSNTNYCQIQQKQAKRIYSTSLANCGGKSCPLDQKVSPQSCECAYPYEGTFYFRGPMFRDLTNANTYHSLEMSLWVKLGLTPGSVSLQNPFFNNDDYLQIQLELFPSMGKYFNRSEVQRIGFDLSNQTYKPPPLFGPYYFIASPYTFPAEGNGHSLSSRMITGVITGCTALVLCLVALGIYAFWQKRRAEQAIGLSRPFVSWASSGKDSGGAPQLKGARWFSYEELKKITNNFSISSELGSGGYGKVYKGMLSDGQMVAIKRAQQGSTQGGHEFKTEIELLSRVHHKNLVGLVGFCFEQGEQILVYEFMSNGSLKDSLTGRSGIALDWKRRLRVALGSARGLAYLHELADPPIIHRDVKSTNILLDENLTAKVADFGLSKLVSDCTKGHVSTQVKGTLGYLDPEYYTTQKLTEKSDVYSFGVVLLELITAKQPIEKGKYIVREIKLVMNKNDEEFYGLRDKMDRSLRDAGALPELGRYMELALKCVDETAGERPTMSEVVKEIEIIIQNSGASTSSSSASASDLGGVRGGDKVLYGENVRKKEEGAFDYSGGYSVMTKVEPK
- the LOC108842045 gene encoding probable protein phosphatase 2C 18, which encodes MGLCHSVDRKEPGETSTTTASTAEDTLGSGRWRRPRGYKGGGEIEGTQQVLDRLISNGSSKSVCLYTQQGKKGTNQDAMLFFENFCSRDDTVFCGVFDGHGPFGHMVAKKVRDTLPFTLSTQLKLASESEQSVLANEDEEEEGQRNESVTTTTMDEQWCELNPNGEQLPEMYLPLKQALLKSCQQIDKELKMHPTIDCFCSGTTSVTLIKQGEDLVVGNIGDSRAVLATRDQDNALVAVQLTIDLKPDLPSESARIQKCKGRVFALQDEPEVARVWLPNSDSPGLAMARAFGDFCLKDYGLISVPDINYRRLTEGDEFIILASDGVWDVLSNKEAVDVIASAPSRSTAARALVDTAVRSWRIKYPTSKNDDCTVVCLFLQDSSNVAKDSHKEDSVESVSISNKEEEEDEIVQVKEESAPKSCGIESKMMTMTIAECISVAQDDEEWSALEGLTRVNSLLSIPRLFSGELRSTSWRKWL